From the genome of Lemur catta isolate mLemCat1 chromosome 18, mLemCat1.pri, whole genome shotgun sequence:
ATGCCAGGACTCTTCGCTGTCGCCAGATGATCTACATCCTACAACCCGTCTCCTAAAAGTACCGTCTATACCACCTTCCGCCCGAAGCAAGTTGAGGGGCCTGGGCCTTTGCCCTCACCAGAAATGCCATCTCCTCTCTTGTCTATTCTCCAAACACTGTGAATTCTTGTTTATTATCCAAACACTGTGAATTCTTGTTTTTCCCTAACCCACGCCCCTTTAAACACTGTGACCTCTTTAAGGATTACTGAAACCACAATGTTTTGAAATAGTATTGATTTCTAAATGCTGGCATTATGGTTTAGACATATCCCGTGATTTTGCTCTCTAtaaatctcttctttcccttctaaAAATAATACTGGGTCCTAAACCtaactgattttcttattttgtctagCATAAGGCGGAAAAGAAGTCTCTTAGCAGAACCCTGCACATAGAAACCTCACCAGCATGCTTAGCTCAACCAAGCCAACAAGGACGTTTTGATGCTGTGCAGTTCCTAGGTTGTTGAGGACGAACCATCAGGGAGATCCTTCAAAGCCTACGAGCAGTAAAATCCTGGCAAAATGTAAGAGACCTAGAAGGAATTTGAGGGAGTTGTATAAAATAACACTTCATCAAGGTAAAGGAATttatgaccttgaacaaatttctaaatgtctttgtttttactttttccttctgcTAAACGAAGCTACTTATATCTACCTGGCAGATTTTCATATggataaaatcagaaaatgcacATCAAGcaagagcacagtgcctggcactagGTTAACCAACAAATGGTAGCTAATCAAAATCTGGAATCGAAACGAGGGAGGAATGTAAAGAAagggttttttctcttttaggacTGCTAAATGTTATGGATCATGTCGGTTGGGGAATGTCACCTAAACTCTGAGTCTCTGGTACTTATTCATCACTCATAGGATAAACAGAAAGAATGTATGTGAAAGTAATTTGTACATACTAGCTGTTTAGTAAATGTTAGCTGAGTATAAATTAAACTGTATGTAGTCAAACATAATTAAACATTATGAAAATGAACCAGCTACTGATGTCAGTAAAACTAACTCCATGGAATTATCTAACATGGATTAactctcaaacaaaacaaaaactccaccATAAAATTTTGCTCAAATGATGACATGTTATCACCAGGGtcatgtaattttatatttgaaatgatattaataaacCTTGGATCTGGTGTCCTTAAAAATGGCAATCTCTAAACAATGGATGGAGCCCAATAAACTAAATCTTTCTTCTAACCACATTTTTCTCCCTCACAGACATGGACAGAAACAACCAGACTAGAGCCACAGAATTCCTTCTCCTGGGACTCTCTGGGCAGCCAGAGCAGGAAGAGGTTTTCTTTGGGTTGTTCTTGTCGACGTATCTGGTCACCATCACTGGGAACATTCTCATCATATTAGCCGTCAGCTGTGACAGTCATCTCCATACGCCCATGTACTTCTTCTTGGCCAACCTCTCCTGTGTTGACATCTGCTTATCATCAGTCACCATCCCCAAGATGCTGGTGAATCACATGTTGGGAAGCAAGTCTATCTCTTACGTGGGATGTATGACCCAGATCTACTTCTTCATCGCTTTCGGCAACATGGATGGCTTCCTCCTGAGTgtgatggcctatgaccgctatgTAGCCATCTGTTGCCCGCTCCACTACACCATGAGCATGAGGCCCAAACTCTGTGTCCTTCTGGTGGCCATGTCATGGGTCATTACACACCTGCATGCTCTTCTACACACTATTCTCATGGTCCAACTCACATTTTGTTCCAACAATGCTGTGCACCACTTCTTCTGTGACCCTGAGGCTATTCTAAAGCTCTCGTGTTCTGATACCTTTATCAATGATCTGATGATCTTCACTGTGAGTGGATTGATATTTCTGACGCCATTTACATGTATCATTGTTTCATATGCTTACATCTTCTCCACTGTACTGAAGTCGCCATCTGTCCGTGGGATAAGGAAAGCACTGTCCACATGTGGATCCCACCTCACTGTGGTGTCCTTGTTCTACGGGGCAGTCCTGGGGGTCTATATGCACCCTTCATCCTCCTACTCAGTTCAGGACACAGTGGCCAGTGTCATCTTCACAGTGGTAACACCACTGCTCAATCCCTTCATCTACAGCCTCCGGAATCATGACATGAAGGGAGCTCTAAGGAAGCTAATGCTCAGattctagaatttaaaaattttagagctGAGAGGACTCTTGGAAATCatacatttgttcattttacaaACAGAGAAGGTGGGGCAGCAACAGGTGCAAAACTCACCCATGACTATATACAGTCTCATATCTAAAATCATGATCGTGATTACATGATCATGATTTTAGATATGAGACTGTATATAAGTTATAAATctattaatttgttatttataaaaagcCTTGGTTCTAAGACATTCATTTTATGGACAAGAAAAACTGAGGGTCAGACACATTTGAAGCTATTGTTTCAGACGGGTGCAGCAACCCTCTAAGACAGTGGCCACCACAATGATCTGGAATTTCAAAGGACTTCAGAATGGACTCTCAGAGTCAATTGCTCTCTATAGCCTCACACAGGACATGCTACAATTATCCTATTTCCAGACTCACAGAAATAGGACAATTATCCTATTTCCAGAACTGTCCTAGTAACTGTTTATTACTGACTGGTCTTGTCTACTGTTAAGATCTTTGGTCATTACCGAGTCAAGTATTTCTTCCTGTGTCCTAGGCTTGCATCCCTTCCCCACTTCTGACAATCAAAACCCTACCCTTACTTAGCCTGCCTCCCCTAACACCCCAATCTAACTTTTTGGTGTTCTGTTACTCAGCACAGTTATCCATCAGGGACAGGTATGAGGAGGCATCAGATAACATCTATACTTTGTCAAGGAACCCTGGGGTAGCCTTTAAATTCAAGTGGGCTGCAGGAAGCAGAGATTCCCTCAGAGCTGAAGTGTCTAGACTTACTGTAACACCTTAGGGGCACAGGGACATGGACTAATCATAGGACTTGATTGAACCCAGGACTTCTGATTCCAAGTCTGGAGTTTGCTGCACTCTACAGGGCCAAGTGTCCAGTAGTCCAAGCTTCTCCTATTCTACACCTGGGCACTAAGAGCCCACCAGGCCAGTTCCCACCTTCTCTTTTCCTGATGTCCAGAAGGTACTCACCTATGTCTCCAAGGATCAGTCTCCAATAGCCCTCCCCTCGCTGGCCCTCTTGTGtctcctcctctcctgtctcAATTTTCTCCACTCTCGGGGCTAATCGGTACTCATCGTCCTTGCTGTTGGCCCTTCCAGACTTGGTCCTGACACTGACCACTGACATTGACCTGCAACCCGCAAGAGGCTCCTGGTGAATCTcacttcctcctgcctctccctgcacATCTCCATCCTGCACACAGGGTCATTTTCATCCTCCTGAAACACTGATTGTAACCTGTCAGCCCATCCATAGAGTATTGAAGACATCAAGATAAGTCCAAATATTCTTCCTTTCAAACACAATGCCTGACATGATTTGGCCTCAAGCTACACttacagatttatttcttatcAACTCACTTATTTATATCTTTCACGCCTTGTCGCTCCTgattctcttcttcttcccttcatTGTTCTCTGTTGAAAGACTCCCCTGATTTTTTGAAACCCTAATAATTGTCCATTTCCCTTAACTCTTTTACCAGTCACATCCCGCAGACATGCACTAAGCACACAgcacagaacttctcaaactggAGTGTGTAAACTCCTAGGAGAGTGTGTTTGGGTGCCATGGTAGCCTGACGACATGTGATAAACTTGATGTATCCTTCTGAACTGCCAGTTTTATTTTAGAGGTGGTTTAGTACAAAGGTTTGAGATGTAATAACATGGACTAAATGTAGGCATTTGAGGTCATATGACTCATTTTGGTCTCAGCATACTCTCCTTTGTATGACCCATATCTCCTGTTATTACATTACACACTTGTTCTGAGAAAGTACCACAGCATACATTGGATGTATCCTCTCCAATGCTCGGTAGAGTTTTTGTCCTCCTAAATAATCATGTATTGGAAAAGCATTAATGACATTGCAGGAAAGTCTAAGGGGAAGTTGGGAAATGAGCATTCCTAGACAGCAAAAGTCAGagcagtaaaatttaaaattgagggAACCAGAGTAGTGGAAAGATTTCACTAAATTCTAGGACCCAAGGAGGATGCAGGGTTGGGCATGGCTTGGGGTCCAGGTTTTATTgctcagtctctctctccctctactcTCACTCAAaaggtgggtgtggggaggagagtggggatAGAAGGAAACCCATGAACTGACTGCAGGTGCAGAGTCAAAGGCAAACTCACCCTCCACCCACATAGTCCACCCAACTCAGTTCACCTCAGGGAGAAGTCATCATGTGCCACACAGAAAAGCCTgcctgaaaggaaaaaatgaaccCCTAAAAGTTCAGCAGCATGGTGTGTGCAGAAAGAGGAAAGGCCTCTGTCTTTGTCATCCTGGCCATGGTGTGAGAGGTTATGCATTGGTTAATTCCACATGAGCCTCTGGTCTTTAAACCTCCTGCTGCTGGGGACCACCTTCTACGGCATCTTCACTAGCTGCCTGCATCACTTCTCATGGTCAACTACACAGAGGGGATAAAGAAAGGAGAGCACTCCAGGGGCTCAGGTAGCATCATCCCTGGTGTGGTTCACAGGCAATGTGAGGCACTCATAGGACATGAACCGTTCATAGTTGGAGCTCAGCCTCATGCAGGGCTGCTAGCAACCTCTTCCCTGAGAAGGAGACACAGTGCCAGGCTGGCAGAGTCCTCTCAGGGGCAGCTGGGACATCAGGATTGTGTCTGGTGATTTACCCTCCAGGGCCTGAGTTAGCAGACACCAGACCTGTGCCAAGAGCCTCCTCTCTTACAGAGAGGACTCCCTGAGGCACCACTCCTTCTGTCCTGTAGGCAGTTTCCACCTTGTGCTGATTAACCATCAGAGACCAGCTCTTTGCAAGCCAATTAAAACAATTTGAGGAGAAAAGTTAGACTTCAGTTCAGTGAATGTTGAAATAGAGGCTCATGCCTCTTCCCAGCACAGTTCCCCAGATGCTACTCTCCCTGGAGAGGGTCATTGCATTGAAGGTATTTCCAAGTGTCATGGAATCAACTCCCATCAACTTGTCCTTCAAGCTTCTACTCCAAGGCTAGGCCTATCAGGGAGTTTTCCAGGAGAGCCTGCTAATGTCTCTGATGAGCTGAAGAAGCCCTTCCTGCCCTTGTCTGGCTATTGCAAACTTTTAGAAATTGTTGTCCTGcctgtattattttgtttctttgtgcaTTGGGGAGGAAGCTAAGCTTTCTGGTACTTTGTGTCTCACAATGCTTATGTAGTATTCAGCATATGACTTTGTTCTAGTAATTAACCGTCTGCCACATGAATGCTGAAAAATGGTTTTGTCTAACTGGTGAACTCTGATTCCTATTATATCTGGCTGTCTACACTCTTCTTGTGTGAGCCTCAGGGCCTCGCTGAGCATATTTTCAAAAGGACCGTCTTTTATTTGCTCTGAACTTCATGCTGGTTGTGACTACTTGAAGATGAAGCTGAttccaggcctggggcagggaaagcatatgatgagcctggagcatcttgtagtgtGAGAAAGTAAGGGCAtgctaaaaaaaatgaaacacaaaaagaaaagaggacgGGCGTGTGTTAAAGAGCTACCATGGCCAAAGCTATGACAACTCAAGAGACACATAGAGTGGTTTGGGTTATAACCCAAGTacgaaataaataaaatgagtccATACTGATGAAAACAAgtgattgaataaacaaataaatgggggGAAGGAACAAATTTTTCTTACAGAAGAAGTTGAAATGATATATGTAGGTACTTTCCCAGTCCGGCCCCTGCACACCAGAAGGTGAAGTTTAATCCTTCCCTGCTTGGGAGTGGGCtagacttagtgacttgcttccaaagaacacaaaaagggaaaaataatgcttacagtggagaaacctggtaAGCATCATCCTAAACAAATGATGAAGGTTAACATGATCAGTGATACATCGTGTTGATATCACATATCTCTGACATGATGTGATGAGGACGCTTCACCTCTGTGTGATTCTTCCCTGAAAACCATATGACAGCTGAAGGAGTGAAGGATATGCCATCCCCGAATACACCTAATTGGTATATTGGTTATTTTGAACTGAAAACATTGGAGACATTGGAGAATCGTCTCAGAACAGGCAAACTGACCTGTCTCTTCCTGCATGCAGCAAGCCATAAAGATTCCTCAGGGAGGGGTGGCTCCTCATGCCAGGGAAAGAAAATAGCCTTGTTACCCGAGACTGGGAGTTGGGTTGCAATGGACCTGAATAAATAAACTTCCCAAAGTAAATCTTACCTTCCACTAGCTGTACACCGCCACCCCCATACATCTCCTAGTGACTCCCTAGATGTATGGCCCCAGCCAGATCCCTTGTTGTTTCTTCAcaaatttatcattctttgtcTAAAAGGTATAAAAACATCTTGCTTGGCCACTTATTCAAACTTCACTCTCTTGTGAAGATCCCTGTGGACATGTAAAACTAACAAAATGtgtgtgcttttctcttgttcatcTGTCTGGTATCAATTTGGTTCCTAGATCTAGTCAAGGAGCCCACTAAGAGCTaagctggggctggaggtgatctctccttcccctccacagGCTAATCATGAGAAAAGTTAGAGAATCCCAGATAGAAAGACATTGTACAAAATGCCCGGCCAGGacttgaaaaacaaagaaaaattgagaaactgTCATAGATAGAAGGAAACTCAGGAGACATGGTTTTATCTGTGGGCGTATATGGGAGAGGTTCAAATGCTGGATGTTTAAATACTGCTAACATCATAATGGTTTCAGATGGGATGATACGCAGCACTCACTGGCCAAGCCTTGAATGAACTAGGACATGAAGTtaacaggagaaaggaaaatctttCAAGGCTGTACCATGGCCACTGAGTTACCTGAAAGAGTCATCTTCTGACTCCTTTCTGGAAGCAAGAGCTGAACCGCTCAACAGATGGGGCCCCAGAAAACAAAGAGGATGTGGCAGATGTTGGTGGGGGCTCTTGGGATAACCTCTGAATGGATCTTGGGCTTAACCATTAAGTCTTATGGgctaaaaagagacaaaaaaggagGAATAAAGAAGTTTCTGCTCAGTTCTCCCCACTGCCTTCCTAACCCACTAAGTTGGTCGGAGGGGGCTGACTCACACACCATGGCCAGGAACCTTTGTCACCACAGGCCAGGGGAAGGAGAGGTGGACTGCTCTGGGTTGTGTGCCCTAGATCTATTCCAGAGACCAGGGCTGGATGTATCTCCAATTCACTTCTGAGCAACACGCTTCATGCTACCCAGAGAAGGCCTTCATGACAACCTTGGCATCTTTTATTTCGTTAAGTGGGTAGGTCTCAGCCAATATCAGAACCAGAATAAATCTCATGCATGTGGCTTCCTAATTCTCTGAGCAGAATAGTATGAGAGATTTTTATCACAGGATTTCCAGGCTCTGGTCAATAGAGACTCTGTCATCTCCCTATGTATAGTCACAGAATTAATCATAATAGCTGTCAAAATTGCATACGTTACCAAACAATCCCATGGAGATGAGAAAGGAATATTCTGGACCCAGTGAATAACAGGGAATGGGGCATCCTGATGCCCATCACTCAGATCTGGCCTAACACAGGCCACTGGCCACAAGCCCTGTGCAATTCCTGGCAGTCTCCACCCATCATGGCACAGGTGGTTCCCAACACCTTCTGCCATTCTTCCCAACCCCCCAGAAGTATGTATTCTGAATAATCAGAAGAGAAGGTGGGTCTGCTTCAAATTAGGACCTGGATTCTTCACCTCTACTCCCAATCTTTTGATGAGGGCAAAATGAGACGAAGAATATTTGGAAAGGACATGGCCAGCCTTCTTCAATGTGAGATTGATAGAAGCTCACACCCCAACCGGGGCTTGAATTACTTGAAACTTTAGGACAAGAAAAACTCCTATATCCCTGACCTACAGTATGAATGCTAATCTTCTTTCCTCTTTAGCCCTGGGGAAGCTGGTTCATTTGTGAcctcagaacacacacacattcccttgTGGATTGCCTATAAATAAGAGGCCTCGGGGTGGGGGCCATAAAAGCCCTCCTCACCCACAGAAAGGGATTGTGTTCCAGCCCAGAGGATAAGAAGACAGACTGAGCTGCCCAGGACCCCAGGTATTGCCCCCTCACCCCAGAGCAGTGAGGGAGAGAAGGCTGCTACCCACAAGACTATAAGCAAAGGATCTCTTCTCAAATTTGCTGAGCTCTGGCTCTAATTACCTAGGGGGAGATGACATTTAGGGTCCTACCCACCTCCCTCAAGGGCTGCAGAAAGGTAAGTCAGGTAATGCATGGGGAAAATCTTTATACACTGTGTCAACTAgacatttttagatattattCAGTCATGGCCTGAGAGTGCTACACTTCATGAACAAACCCCATAAGGAACACAAAGCACAAAATTCGTTACCTGGTACCATGGCCCTGTACGTCCAGCCTTGCTCGGGTAACTGCAGATCCCACATCCCCAAAGCAGGACCTCACCTTCTACATAATGACTTGATCAAGTTTGCTTCAAACAACAACCCCACCGGCCAATAAATAAGACCTTGGATCACCTTAAGGCACCAATTCATAGAAACTTTTGAACACAGGAATTCAAAACGGAGCAGGCTGCTTTGGGAAGGAGTGGGTGCCCATCGCTGACTGTGACCGTGCAGCAGGGTGGTGGCACTTGCAGAGATGGTCCAGCGAAGGTTCTCTTGCGAGCAGGAGGCAGAACCGGGTGTTGCAGTGCACCTGCTGCATCCCCTCCGGGTGGGGCAACCACAGAATCTCCGGTCAGCTCCGGTCAGCTCCTGGAGGCAAATGAAGGAGCAAGTGCAGGAACCTGGGGAAAGGAACTAAGATCAGCACAGGCAGCTGGGGCAGCCCAGGGGAAGCCGGAATGAAGAGCTGCTCAGACACAGACGCCACCTGGATGTGGGTGTACCAGATTCACACCTCCACATCACACACCTTCCACCTCTTGACTCTTCCCAGCATGAGCAGGGGCTGGCATCCTCTCTGGCATGGCCGCTGGTGGGATCCCCAGCAAAGGGCGCAGAGCCCTGCAGCTACAGCCCTCTGACTTCTCTGTTAGCAGATAGCATCAGGCATCTAAGTACACCTCTCCCTGCTCCTCATCTTAGCACCCCGACAGGGTGGAGTAGGAAACTGAGAAGAACCATTTGCTCAGGAATCAAATGCATTTCTAGACTAATGGTGAGCCAGGGCGCGGTTAGGAGCGGCAGGGTCGCCTGCCTTCTCTGCCTCAACTCCCTGGGAGTGGCAGGGAGTACTAAGCATGGGACGGGGATGGAGAGGGCCCTGCAGGGTACAAAGGTCCCGCACACCCTGAAAGGGAATTTGGTGTTTTCATTTAAGGCTACTAAACAACACACTAGGCAACATAGATTTTTACATGAAAACACTTGAAAGCACATTCTGTTGTTTCACATTCCCCACACTGGTTTCCCTCACAGGCCAGGTGCCATGACAACTCTTCACGAATTCCCAACATGCCTCAGTTCTGCCGACCAAATCCCACACAGCAAAAGCATAATCACAGCACACATTCCCTGCAGAACACGATGATGCCAAAGAACTGCCTGCTGCTCCGACTATTCAGAGcaatttccattataaaaaaattcagttatgtCCTTAACGTTTGTCACAATGAGACAAAAACTTGTCTTGAGAAATCACATCTAATATAagatttggttaaaaaaaattgttcaaagCAAAATAGCTCAATAAACTACTCTGACTTATCCAATACCTGAAGAACTGCCCCTTTcgtgggggagcaggaggaagggaggggcagggcagaaTGCTGACAGCCTTAGGTTAAGGTTCTGAGTGAatatttcatttggttttctgtttaaaattgtAGACACGAACAATTCTGCATTTAAAGTCAAAATAAGCTTTCTGTAACCTACTGGACTTTCCAAATTCTTCATCCCAGTTTTCAAAAATCCTTCAGAGTTTAGATTGCCTGGGGATAAGGAAATTTCATGGACTCACAATAGCTTCCAGCGGATCCTAGAAAGAAGGACGTATGGAAAGTGAGTAGACTTTTCTAGAGTGATTTCAGGGGCCAGAACAGGCGGAGAACACAGTGACAAAAATCTGCCGACACGGGGGAGCCTGGGGAGAAGGACCCTCACCACCGCTCTGCTACTCTGGGGCAGCCGCTATGCCTCTCCAACCTGGCACAAAACGGGGACATTGATAAACCTACTGCAGACGAAGGCTCGAGGGACACGCAGGGAATCCGTGCGAACTAAGCCTAGGGCTGGCTTTATGCATTGTGAGAGCTCCGTGGATGCTCTGGCTTATTGTCCTTTCCCAGCGACTGTAGCTCTGTAAGAACAGGAGTCCAATGTCACTAGgtctgctgattttttttaaaaaagtcataaatCCAGATTTTACATGGAATCTTTGATTTTTAAGATATCAGCCActttgctgaaaatcaaaaaaattaggAGACTGAGGGAACCAAACAAAGCACATCTGTGACCTGAGTCCCCACGTGGCCGGAATGGCTGGCTGGGGGTGGTGTCTTGCTGTTCAGGTCCCCTAGTGTCCAACACT
Proteins encoded in this window:
- the LOC123623622 gene encoding olfactory receptor 1361-like, whose translation is MDRNNQTRATEFLLLGLSGQPEQEEVFFGLFLSTYLVTITGNILIILAVSCDSHLHTPMYFFLANLSCVDICLSSVTIPKMLVNHMLGSKSISYVGCMTQIYFFIAFGNMDGFLLSVMAYDRYVAICCPLHYTMSMRPKLCVLLVAMSWVITHLHALLHTILMVQLTFCSNNAVHHFFCDPEAILKLSCSDTFINDLMIFTVSGLIFLTPFTCIIVSYAYIFSTVLKSPSVRGIRKALSTCGSHLTVVSLFYGAVLGVYMHPSSSYSVQDTVASVIFTVVTPLLNPFIYSLRNHDMKGALRKLMLRF